Proteins from a single region of Streptomyces sp. TN58:
- a CDS encoding MFS transporter, with protein MTTAEQQGRRQAAIPSADGGGPGRGADALPPQQDTRTATPSRTGTRTGVLDPLRRHPVAVATLFAAVLHVVWFFSFANSGGDLAAQDAWAEFVGRHPDSAYNLAWYGGMHPVSYSVVSPYLMHMLGVRTTMMIAGTVSAGLLALILTRCRGAVREPVWPALAGAYGLFCNALSGRVTFGLGAMFALGAVAAVFCWPRKWAHRRWGKAAVAAPLAGLATAASPVAGLFLGVVAAALFLSRRRPGAYALGLAPVAVVGLSAWLFPFSGTQPMKIGSAGLPFVFGLLIFFLVPRRWKTVRIAAAVYALGVFLTWVIDSQVGSNVTRMVMLFGGAVLLAALPYEVPRSRRWYGVLLAFVGLNAWITTNSITDIVRTTPVAAWNRELAPLVDQLQKAGADRGRVEVVPVSSHRESSAFPSYVNLARGWNRQADLERNPLFYDDTLSADSYRAWLERWAVHYVVLPADKPDSGGEDEAKLVRAGLPYLKQVWGDANWQLFKVDDPTNLVAGPATVVRAGADQLVVDVRQAGRVLVRIPHSPWLGLVDGAGKPVPPPQETADSKARGAVPKEFANTAGCLFKAVPDAEGDVWTELLVPAPGEYRVAAKYQLPRGTPCPEEVIEATVGVPESPAPATGSTP; from the coding sequence GTGACCACCGCTGAGCAGCAGGGCCGGCGCCAGGCAGCCATCCCGTCGGCCGACGGCGGCGGCCCGGGCCGCGGCGCCGATGCCCTGCCGCCGCAGCAGGACACCCGTACCGCCACCCCTTCCCGGACCGGTACGCGCACCGGCGTGCTCGATCCGCTCCGCCGGCACCCGGTGGCCGTCGCCACCCTGTTCGCCGCCGTCCTGCACGTCGTCTGGTTCTTCAGCTTCGCCAACAGCGGCGGCGACCTCGCCGCGCAGGACGCCTGGGCCGAGTTCGTGGGCCGGCATCCCGACTCGGCGTACAACCTCGCCTGGTACGGCGGCATGCACCCCGTCTCGTACAGCGTGGTGTCCCCGTACCTCATGCACATGCTCGGCGTACGGACCACGATGATGATCGCGGGCACCGTCTCGGCCGGGTTGCTCGCCCTGATCCTGACCCGCTGCCGCGGGGCCGTGCGGGAGCCGGTGTGGCCCGCCCTGGCCGGGGCGTACGGGCTGTTCTGCAACGCGCTCTCGGGCCGGGTGACCTTCGGGCTCGGCGCCATGTTCGCCCTCGGCGCGGTCGCGGCGGTCTTCTGCTGGCCCCGCAAGTGGGCGCACCGGCGCTGGGGCAAGGCCGCGGTGGCGGCCCCGCTCGCCGGGCTCGCGACCGCCGCCAGCCCCGTCGCGGGCCTCTTCCTCGGGGTGGTCGCGGCCGCGCTGTTCCTGAGCCGGCGGCGCCCGGGTGCGTACGCGCTGGGGCTGGCCCCGGTGGCCGTTGTCGGGCTGTCGGCCTGGCTCTTCCCCTTCTCCGGGACGCAGCCGATGAAGATCGGTTCGGCCGGGCTGCCGTTCGTGTTCGGGCTGCTGATCTTCTTCCTGGTGCCGCGGCGCTGGAAGACGGTACGGATCGCCGCCGCCGTCTACGCCCTCGGGGTCTTCCTGACCTGGGTGATCGACTCCCAGGTCGGCTCGAACGTCACCAGGATGGTGATGCTCTTCGGCGGCGCCGTGCTGCTCGCGGCCCTCCCGTACGAGGTCCCGCGGTCGCGGCGCTGGTACGGGGTGCTGCTGGCGTTCGTCGGCCTGAACGCCTGGATCACCACCAACAGCATCACGGACATCGTCCGCACCACCCCGGTGGCCGCCTGGAACCGCGAGCTGGCCCCGCTCGTGGACCAGCTCCAGAAGGCGGGCGCCGACCGCGGCCGGGTCGAGGTGGTCCCCGTCAGCAGCCACCGCGAGTCCTCCGCCTTCCCCTCGTACGTGAACCTCGCGCGCGGCTGGAACCGGCAGGCCGACCTGGAGCGCAACCCGCTCTTCTACGACGACACGCTCAGCGCCGACAGCTACCGGGCCTGGCTGGAGCGCTGGGCCGTGCACTACGTGGTGCTGCCGGCCGACAAACCCGATTCGGGCGGGGAGGACGAGGCGAAGCTGGTGCGGGCGGGTCTCCCGTACCTGAAGCAGGTGTGGGGCGACGCGAACTGGCAGCTCTTCAAGGTCGACGATCCGACGAACCTGGTGGCGGGACCCGCGACCGTGGTGCGGGCGGGCGCCGACCAGCTCGTCGTCGACGTCAGGCAGGCGGGCCGGGTGCTGGTGCGGATCCCGCACTCGCCGTGGCTGGGGCTGGTGGACGGGGCCGGCAAGCCGGTGCCGCCGCCGCAGGAGACCGCGGACTCGAAGGCGCGGGGGGCCGTGCCGAAGGAGTTCGCGAACACCGCCGGATGCCTGTTCAAGGCGGTGCCGGACGCCGAGGGCGACGTGTGGACGGAGCTGCTGGTGCCGGCGCCGGGGGAGTACCGGGTGGCGGCCAAGTACCAGCTGCCCCGCGGCACGCCCTGTCCCGAGGAGGTCATCGAGGCGACGGTGGGGGTGCCGGAGAGCCCTGCCCCTGCGACCGGCTCGACTCCTTGA
- a CDS encoding D-alanyl-D-alanine carboxypeptidase family protein yields MDSERTAVFRVPKVDALKPDSGDKQKPKPAAARPASPSTSASTSASAPADGASTEDSERTAVFRAPKPAAPRPDAPKASTFVPLRADGGAAPKAPVPPAPPAKASAATTTERFDHSDRSERTTQQPLPPKPPLDMLADLTNNPPPPPSPLRTAVRRIKIYAPLVVLLAVILSVVQLVRPLPEPKLVMTAKSSYTFEGAAPQLPWPTEGQAYMAAAGLGTLGQSGEQKPVPIASVTKSMTAYIILRDHPIKKGEQGAMIDVDKTAETEGKKNDSVNNESTLDTVKEGDKISEYDAIAALMIPSANNIARLLARWDSGSQEAFVKKMNDTAKELGMTNTTYTDPSGLDATTVSTAEDQVKLGLKLVEIETLLDITKKPFWVDPSGKNWRNWNGLTGPSGALGIKTGTTTKAGGNLLFAAQKKIGNTNQLIVGAVLGQHKPAIIDTVLAASKQLMTATQKALDGAVVVKKGQVVGYVDDGLGGRTPVVATADVQAIGWASLTVDVKLADGGSKVPQTAKAGTEVGLLTVGEGASQVKVPVALQSDLASPGIGSKLTRIG; encoded by the coding sequence GTGGACAGCGAGCGCACCGCCGTGTTCCGCGTGCCGAAGGTGGACGCGCTGAAGCCCGACAGCGGGGACAAGCAGAAGCCGAAGCCCGCAGCCGCGAGGCCGGCCTCCCCTTCCACCTCCGCTTCCACCTCCGCTTCCGCTCCTGCCGACGGGGCATCCACCGAAGACAGCGAGCGCACCGCCGTCTTCCGCGCCCCGAAGCCGGCGGCGCCCCGGCCCGACGCGCCCAAGGCCAGTACCTTCGTGCCGCTGCGCGCCGACGGCGGGGCGGCGCCGAAGGCCCCGGTTCCGCCGGCCCCGCCGGCAAAGGCATCCGCGGCGACCACCACCGAGCGGTTCGACCACAGCGACCGGAGCGAGCGGACCACCCAGCAGCCGCTGCCGCCGAAGCCTCCGCTCGACATGCTGGCGGACCTCACGAACAACCCGCCCCCGCCGCCGAGCCCCCTGCGCACCGCCGTCCGCCGGATCAAGATCTACGCACCGCTCGTCGTGCTCCTGGCGGTCATCCTGTCCGTCGTGCAGCTCGTACGCCCGCTGCCCGAGCCGAAGCTCGTGATGACGGCGAAGTCCTCGTACACCTTCGAGGGCGCCGCGCCGCAGCTGCCCTGGCCCACCGAGGGCCAGGCGTACATGGCGGCCGCCGGCCTCGGCACGCTCGGCCAGTCCGGCGAGCAGAAGCCGGTGCCGATCGCCAGCGTCACCAAGTCGATGACGGCGTACATCATCCTGCGCGACCACCCCATCAAGAAGGGTGAGCAGGGCGCGATGATCGACGTCGACAAGACGGCCGAGACGGAGGGCAAGAAGAACGACTCCGTCAACAACGAGTCCACGCTCGACACGGTCAAGGAAGGCGACAAGATCTCCGAGTACGACGCGATCGCGGCCCTCATGATCCCGTCGGCCAACAACATCGCGCGGCTGCTGGCGCGCTGGGACTCCGGTTCCCAGGAGGCGTTCGTCAAGAAGATGAACGACACCGCCAAGGAACTCGGCATGACCAACACCACGTACACGGACCCCTCGGGTCTGGACGCGACCACGGTCAGCACCGCCGAGGACCAGGTGAAGCTGGGCCTGAAGCTGGTCGAGATCGAGACGTTGCTCGACATCACCAAGAAGCCGTTCTGGGTCGACCCGTCCGGGAAGAACTGGCGCAACTGGAACGGTCTGACAGGGCCCAGCGGCGCGCTCGGGATCAAGACCGGTACGACGACGAAGGCCGGCGGAAACCTCCTCTTCGCCGCGCAGAAGAAGATCGGCAACACCAACCAGCTGATCGTCGGAGCCGTCCTCGGCCAGCACAAGCCGGCGATCATCGACACCGTGCTCGCCGCGAGCAAGCAGCTGATGACCGCCACGCAGAAGGCCCTCGACGGAGCGGTCGTCGTGAAGAAGGGCCAGGTCGTGGGGTACGTCGACGACGGGCTCGGCGGCCGGACGCCGGTCGTCGCCACCGCCGACGTGCAGGCGATCGGGTGGGCATCGCTGACCGTGGACGTGAAGCTCGCGGACGGTGGCAGCAAGGTGCCGCAGACCGCGAAGGCCGGTACCGAGGTGGGCCTGCTGACCGTCGGCGAGGGCGCCAGCCAGGTCAAGGTGCCGGTGGCACTGCAGAGCGACCTGGCCTCGCCGGGCATCGGCAGCAAGCTGACCCGCATCGGCTGA
- a CDS encoding GOLPH3/VPS74 family protein, with product MGRSRRTIPEELLLLALDPATGTTAQPQSLDLGLAGAQLVELALAGRIAPDGDRIAVVMPRPTGDPTLDSALELLRRRGSPVRAVHWIGGPRLGLRQIYLAHLERCGMVHAVAGQMCGVLPTTRYQATDTEISREIRARLDSAIRTGVPPDPRTAALAALAHAVGLGKHLYPGNEGRSSRSRLRDLIRHDPMGGLVAHAVMDVQNGVAAQPRRERPPAPQARPAAGGMAMQPRRTGAMARVAAH from the coding sequence ATGGGCAGGAGCCGCAGAACAATTCCGGAGGAGCTTCTGCTGCTCGCCTTGGACCCGGCCACGGGTACCACGGCGCAGCCGCAGTCGCTCGACCTCGGCCTGGCCGGGGCACAGCTAGTGGAGCTGGCTCTGGCAGGACGGATAGCCCCTGATGGGGATCGTATCGCCGTGGTGATGCCACGGCCGACAGGAGATCCGACTCTGGACTCCGCACTGGAACTGCTGCGCAGGCGCGGCAGCCCGGTACGGGCCGTCCACTGGATCGGCGGGCCCCGGCTGGGGCTCCGTCAGATTTACCTCGCGCACCTTGAGCGCTGCGGCATGGTCCATGCCGTCGCGGGACAGATGTGCGGGGTGTTGCCGACGACTCGCTACCAGGCGACGGACACGGAGATCAGCCGGGAGATCCGAGCCCGGCTCGACAGTGCGATCCGCACCGGCGTACCGCCGGACCCGCGGACCGCGGCGCTCGCCGCGCTGGCCCACGCGGTCGGACTCGGCAAGCACCTGTACCCCGGCAACGAGGGGCGCTCGTCCAGGTCCCGGCTGCGGGACCTGATCAGGCACGACCCGATGGGCGGACTCGTGGCGCACGCCGTGATGGACGTCCAGAACGGTGTGGCCGCACAGCCGCGCCGGGAACGCCCACCGGCGCCGCAGGCCCGGCCCGCGGCGGGTGGCATGGCGATGCAGCCGCGTCGCACGGGTGCGATGGCCCGCGTGGCCGCGCACTGA
- a CDS encoding helix-turn-helix domain-containing protein gives MASNVNPTVRRRRLGMELRKLREDKGMTAEQVAERLLVSQSKISRLENGRRSISQRDVRDLCDVYEVEDRRLIDSLMQMAKDSRQQGWWHAFGDIPYSVYIGLETDAASLRTYEPLVIPGLLQTTEYAQALVRGAWPETAPADVDKRVQVRMHRQKRLSETENNNPDLGPLRLWAVIDEAALRRHVGDAQLMIRQLEYLIEQSEQPHVTVQVMPFELGAHPGVNGQYAILEFPDASDSTVVYIEGVTSDLYLEKANDVQKYSVMYEHLRAQALGVDRTREFILGIIDEYADKGE, from the coding sequence GTGGCGTCCAATGTCAATCCCACCGTCCGACGCCGCCGACTGGGAATGGAGCTGCGCAAGCTCCGCGAGGACAAGGGCATGACGGCCGAACAGGTCGCCGAACGCCTCCTCGTCTCCCAGTCGAAGATCAGCCGACTGGAGAACGGCCGCCGTTCCATCAGCCAGCGCGACGTCCGAGACCTGTGCGACGTGTACGAGGTCGAGGACCGCCGGCTCATCGACTCCCTCATGCAGATGGCGAAGGACTCCCGCCAGCAGGGCTGGTGGCACGCCTTCGGTGACATCCCGTACAGCGTCTACATCGGGCTGGAGACGGATGCCGCCAGCCTGCGCACGTACGAGCCCCTGGTGATCCCGGGGCTGCTCCAGACCACGGAGTACGCCCAGGCCCTCGTCCGCGGCGCGTGGCCGGAGACCGCGCCGGCCGACGTGGACAAGCGCGTCCAGGTGAGGATGCACCGCCAGAAGCGGCTCTCCGAGACCGAGAACAACAACCCGGACCTCGGGCCGCTGCGCCTGTGGGCGGTCATCGACGAGGCGGCGCTGCGCCGCCACGTGGGCGACGCCCAGCTGATGATCCGACAGCTTGAGTACTTGATAGAGCAGTCGGAGCAGCCGCACGTCACGGTGCAGGTGATGCCCTTCGAGCTGGGCGCGCACCCCGGCGTGAACGGCCAGTACGCGATCCTGGAGTTCCCGGACGCGTCCGATTCGACGGTCGTCTACATCGAGGGTGTGACGAGCGACCTGTACCTGGAGAAGGCCAACGACGTCCAGAAGTACAGCGTGATGTACGAGCACCTGCGCGCCCAGGCTCTGGGTGTCGACCGGACACGGGAGTTCATCCTGGGGATCATCGACGAATATGCCGACAAAGGCGAATAG
- a CDS encoding DUF397 domain-containing protein → MAIRQGANDNWVKSSYSANGACVEVKSPVMEAIAVRDSKVQDGPSLTFAPGSWTSFVTDVTEGRLGRLA, encoded by the coding sequence ATGGCTATTCGCCAGGGCGCCAACGACAACTGGGTCAAGTCCTCCTACTCCGCCAACGGCGCCTGCGTCGAGGTCAAGTCCCCCGTCATGGAGGCGATCGCCGTACGCGACTCGAAGGTGCAGGACGGCCCGTCCCTCACGTTCGCGCCCGGCTCGTGGACCTCGTTCGTCACCGACGTCACCGAAGGCCGGCTGGGACGCCTCGCCTGA